In a genomic window of Ancylothrix sp. D3o:
- the ureG gene encoding urease accessory protein UreG, producing the protein MSGFRVGIAGPVGSGKTALVDALCKALRDQYNIAVVTNDIYTQEDAQFLVRSQALERERIVGVETGGCPHTAIREDASINLVAIEQLERQFTELNLLFVESGGDNLASTFSPELVDLTIYVIDVAAGDKIPRKGGPGITKSDLLVINKIDLAPYVGASLEVMERDAKKMRGEKPFVFTNLKTREGLPVVIDFIRWHLGDVELETANDEE; encoded by the coding sequence ATGAGTGGTTTTCGGGTAGGAATTGCCGGCCCTGTTGGCTCAGGAAAAACAGCTTTGGTGGATGCCTTGTGTAAAGCGCTGCGCGATCAGTATAACATTGCTGTGGTCACAAATGATATTTATACTCAAGAAGATGCACAGTTTTTAGTGCGTTCTCAAGCGCTGGAACGTGAGCGAATTGTTGGGGTAGAAACGGGGGGTTGTCCTCATACGGCAATTCGGGAAGATGCCTCAATTAATTTGGTGGCAATTGAGCAGTTAGAAAGGCAATTTACGGAGCTAAATTTGTTATTTGTAGAAAGCGGTGGCGATAATTTGGCATCTACTTTTAGCCCGGAATTGGTGGATTTGACTATTTATGTGATTGATGTAGCTGCCGGTGATAAAATTCCCCGCAAAGGTGGGCCTGGTATTACGAAATCTGATTTGTTGGTGATTAATAAAATTGATTTAGCGCCCTATGTTGGGGCTTCTTTGGAAGTTATGGAACGAGATGCAAAAAAAATGCGTGGTGAAAAACCTTTTGTGTTTACAAATTTAAAAACTCGTGAAGGGTTGCCGGTGGTGATAGATTTTATTCGCTGGCATTTAGGAGATGTGGAATTGGAGACGGCAAATGATGAAGAATAA
- the ureE gene encoding urease accessory protein UreE, which translates to MLILTRKMPPNSSLSANLIISLTAVERTKTRHRHQTPFGSIMIQLPRGTVLQNGDLLQTEAGDYTVQIVAEPEPVLTVTAKSFLDLLRAAYHLGNRHIPLEITASYLRLSPDPVLQSMLEHLGLEVCPEIAPFEPEGGAYDHH; encoded by the coding sequence ATGCTGATTTTAACTCGAAAAATGCCGCCAAATTCTTCGCTGAGTGCCAATTTAATAATTTCTCTAACGGCGGTGGAACGAACAAAAACCCGCCACCGGCACCAAACTCCTTTTGGCTCGATTATGATTCAACTTCCACGCGGGACTGTGTTACAAAATGGCGATTTATTGCAAACGGAGGCGGGGGATTATACTGTTCAAATTGTAGCGGAACCAGAGCCGGTTTTAACTGTAACTGCAAAAAGTTTTTTAGATTTGTTGAGAGCAGCTTATCACCTGGGAAACAGGCATATACCTTTAGAAATTACTGCCAGTTATCTGCGTTTATCTCCTGATCCGGTTTTGCAATCAATGCTGGAACATTTGGGGCTGGAAGTATGCCCAGAAATCGCACCGTTTGAGCCAGAAGGGGGTGCTTACGATCATCATTAA
- the urtC gene encoding urea ABC transporter permease subunit UrtC encodes MHKSENKQKLITEAGIVAAIALILIFVMPAFLPEFRLSLLGRFLSLAIVALGIDLIWGYTGMLSLGHGVLFALGGYALAMHLKLQIPPDASIQLPEFMTLYGVTELPAIWQPFRSFGFSLVALILIPAILGALLGYLVFRNRIRGVYFSILTQAATIVFFNFFNGQQQLINGTNGLTDFQTILGMPVNSAPTQFGIYCVTILCLAAAYALCRWLTSGRFGRLLIAIRDDESRVRFSGYDPTGYKVVVFAISAALAGVAGALFTLQSGIISPKAMDIAFSIEMVIWVAVGGRASLVGAVLGALVVNFAKSLLSEQFPEVWLFFQGALFLIVVMVLPNGLVGWFRQQGMDTFRAVFGKRPSVATYPSLELDTEVQRERDDLGG; translated from the coding sequence ATGCACAAATCTGAAAACAAGCAAAAACTAATCACTGAGGCAGGAATTGTTGCTGCTATTGCCTTAATTTTAATCTTTGTAATGCCGGCCTTCTTGCCAGAATTCCGCCTCAGTTTATTAGGCCGATTTTTATCTTTGGCAATTGTGGCTCTAGGAATTGATTTAATTTGGGGTTATACGGGGATGTTGAGTTTGGGGCATGGCGTTTTATTTGCCTTGGGTGGATATGCCTTAGCCATGCACTTAAAATTACAAATTCCCCCCGATGCAAGTATTCAACTGCCAGAATTTATGACGCTTTATGGCGTAACAGAATTGCCGGCTATTTGGCAACCGTTTCGCTCCTTTGGATTTTCCTTAGTGGCGTTGATTTTGATACCGGCAATTTTGGGGGCGCTGTTGGGTTATTTAGTATTTCGTAACCGAATTCGCGGCGTTTATTTTTCGATTTTGACTCAGGCAGCCACAATTGTTTTCTTTAACTTTTTTAACGGTCAGCAACAGTTAATTAATGGCACTAATGGGTTAACTGATTTTCAAACAATTTTGGGAATGCCGGTCAATTCAGCCCCAACTCAATTTGGGATTTATTGCGTGACAATTTTGTGTTTAGCTGCTGCTTATGCCCTTTGCCGGTGGCTGACAAGTGGCAGGTTTGGACGCTTATTAATTGCCATTCGAGATGATGAAAGTAGGGTGCGTTTTTCGGGTTATGATCCTACAGGTTATAAGGTCGTAGTTTTTGCAATTTCTGCTGCCCTTGCCGGTGTTGCCGGTGCATTATTTACCCTCCAAAGTGGCATCATTTCACCGAAAGCAATGGATATAGCTTTTTCGATAGAAATGGTAATTTGGGTTGCCGTTGGCGGACGAGCAAGTTTAGTCGGTGCAGTTTTGGGAGCCCTCGTCGTTAATTTTGCAAAAAGTCTTCTCAGCGAACAATTCCCCGAAGTTTGGTTATTTTTTCAAGGCGCCTTGTTTTTAATTGTGGTGATGGTATTGCCGAATGGTTTAGTCGGCTGGTTCCGTCAACAAGGCATGGATACCTTTCGCGCGGTGTTTGGAAAGCGCCCCTCCGTCGCCACTTACCCCAGTTTGGAGTTAGATACAGAAGTTCAAAGAGAGCGCGACGACTTAGGAGGATAA
- a CDS encoding urea ABC transporter permease subunit UrtB has translation MIQIVDGLFNGISIGAVLLIAALGLAIIFGLMGVINMAHGELMMLGAYTTFVVQNGFKMLGGQWFEIYIFFALIAAFIVAGIAGFILEKGVIRYLYGRPLETLLATWGVSLILQQFARSVSWMLVIGISIFCLLFFGAMAVISRRNDWEKIRNWAIGLMLPLSLGIALATGAFLGQTYGLAATKPWFGAQNVDVTAPSWLRGGFPIGNFQLPYARLFIIALTILCMAAIYLFLNRSTWGLKIRSVTQNRQMSACLGIPTEKVDALTFALGSGLAGVAGCAISLLGSVGPNTGQNYIVDAFMVVVVGGVGKLIGTVVAALAIGTANYLIGAGVVASLLKPVPLLGDLFSYFATISMAKVMVFALIIAFLQVRPAGMFPQKGRTVDA, from the coding sequence TTGATTCAAATTGTAGACGGGTTATTTAACGGAATTAGTATCGGCGCAGTTCTGCTTATTGCAGCCCTTGGGTTGGCGATTATTTTTGGCTTAATGGGCGTTATTAATATGGCTCATGGTGAATTAATGATGCTAGGAGCCTACACAACTTTTGTGGTGCAAAATGGTTTCAAAATGCTGGGCGGCCAGTGGTTTGAAATCTATATCTTTTTTGCCTTAATAGCCGCGTTTATTGTGGCAGGAATCGCCGGCTTTATCCTAGAAAAAGGAGTGATACGTTATCTCTATGGCCGGCCTCTGGAAACTCTCCTGGCAACTTGGGGGGTAAGTTTAATTTTGCAGCAATTTGCCCGCAGTGTGAGTTGGATGTTGGTGATAGGAATTTCTATATTTTGCCTGCTATTTTTTGGGGCAATGGCAGTCATTTCGCGCCGCAATGATTGGGAGAAAATTCGTAACTGGGCAATCGGTTTAATGTTACCTCTTTCTTTAGGAATTGCTTTAGCAACCGGCGCATTTTTAGGACAAACTTATGGTTTAGCAGCCACTAAACCTTGGTTTGGCGCTCAAAACGTCGATGTCACGGCACCGAGTTGGTTACGCGGCGGCTTCCCAATTGGCAATTTCCAACTGCCTTATGCCCGACTTTTTATTATTGCCTTGACTATTCTATGTATGGCAGCAATTTACTTGTTTTTAAATCGTTCAACATGGGGGTTAAAAATTCGCTCTGTCACCCAAAATCGCCAGATGAGTGCCTGTTTAGGAATCCCGACCGAAAAAGTTGATGCCCTGACATTTGCCCTGGGTTCTGGGTTAGCTGGAGTGGCCGGTTGTGCAATTAGTTTATTGGGTTCTGTGGGGCCAAACACCGGCCAAAATTATATCGTTGATGCCTTCATGGTTGTGGTGGTTGGAGGTGTCGGTAAATTGATAGGAACAGTTGTAGCAGCCTTGGCAATTGGTACAGCCAATTATTTAATCGGTGCAGGGGTGGTAGCAAGTTTATTAAAACCCGTACCTTTGCTGGGAGATTTGTTTAGCTATTTTGCAACAATTAGTATGGCAAAAGTTATGGTTTTTGCCCTCATTATTGCCTTTTTGCAAGTACGACCGGCAGGAATGTTTCCGCAAAAAGGCCGCACCGTTGATGCGTAG
- a CDS encoding urease accessory protein UreD, giving the protein MSSTSYQTQSNSWHGKINLIYANQNNTTKITHNHTQAPLKIQQPFYPEGTEICHSVILHTAGGIVGGDQLSYNIHLQPNSRALITTTSASKIYRSPEKTAQQTINIKLDSDAHLEWLPQETIIFKNAKFRQDIKIELQPKSTLLLWEINRFGRTASGETFTTGHWRSNIEIWQQNHPIWIDRQQLIGSPQTINSQHTLAGFPLTATLTYIGNPISTETLQKIRQLSQHNPDQTQTGTTRLSNGLICRYRGHSTPEARTWLINIWDILRQTYQNRPSCPPRVWPV; this is encoded by the coding sequence GTGTCCTCCACCTCTTATCAAACCCAATCAAACTCATGGCATGGCAAAATTAACCTCATCTATGCCAACCAAAACAACACCACAAAAATCACCCACAACCACACCCAAGCCCCCCTAAAAATTCAACAGCCCTTTTATCCCGAAGGCACAGAAATTTGTCACAGCGTTATCCTCCACACAGCCGGCGGTATCGTTGGCGGCGATCAACTTTCCTATAACATCCATCTGCAACCAAACTCCCGCGCCCTCATCACCACTACCAGCGCCAGCAAAATCTATCGTAGCCCCGAAAAAACCGCCCAGCAAACCATCAACATAAAACTCGATAGCGACGCACATTTAGAATGGCTACCCCAAGAAACAATCATCTTTAAAAACGCCAAATTTCGCCAAGACATCAAAATAGAACTCCAGCCAAAATCAACCCTCCTCCTATGGGAAATTAACCGCTTTGGACGCACAGCCAGCGGCGAAACCTTCACCACCGGCCACTGGCGTTCAAACATCGAAATTTGGCAACAAAATCACCCAATTTGGATCGACCGGCAACAACTCATCGGCAGCCCCCAAACCATCAACAGCCAACACACCCTAGCCGGTTTTCCCCTCACCGCCACCCTCACCTATATAGGCAACCCAATCTCAACAGAAACCCTCCAAAAAATTCGCCAACTCAGCCAACACAACCCCGATCAAACCCAAACCGGCACCACCCGCCTCAGCAACGGCTTAATCTGCCGGTATCGCGGCCACTCCACCCCAGAAGCAAGAACCTGGTTGATCAACATCTGGGACATCCTGCGACAAACCTACCAAAACCGGCCCAGTTGTCCGCCGCGAGTTTGGCCGGTGTAA
- the urtA gene encoding urea ABC transporter substrate-binding protein: protein MAGRFGRRKFLFYGSAALGSSIFLKACNQTAQQANNTTTPGSSAAGTSSPSAASGDTIKVGILHSLSGTMSISEKSVVDAEMLAIDEINKAGGVLGKQIQAIVEDGASEWPTFAEKARKLIDQDKVVTVFGCWTSASRKAVLPVFEQKNHQLWYPVQYEGQECSKNVFYTGAAPNQQIEPAVDWLLENKGKEFFLVGSDYVFPRTANTIIKAQLEAKGGKTVGEDYLALGSTEVTALISKIKEALPNGGVIFNTLNGDSNVAFFKQMQGAGLGPDKYPTMSVSIAEEEVKAIGVEYLKGHYAAWNYFMTVDSPANKKFVDGFKEKYGKDRVTNDPMEAAYIMVYLWKQAVEKAKTADDLEKVRAAALGQTFDAPGGNVTLENNHHLAKIVRLGQVRDDGLFEIVYSTPKAVSPLPWNQFVKDTKGFSCDWSDPAKGGKFKSA, encoded by the coding sequence ATGGCAGGAAGATTTGGTCGGCGCAAGTTTCTTTTCTATGGATCTGCGGCGTTGGGGAGTAGCATTTTTTTAAAAGCTTGTAACCAAACGGCACAGCAAGCCAATAACACAACTACGCCAGGATCTTCAGCGGCAGGCACAAGCAGCCCCTCTGCCGCCAGTGGAGATACTATAAAAGTAGGAATTTTACACTCTCTGTCTGGCACGATGTCGATTAGTGAAAAAAGCGTTGTCGATGCCGAAATGCTGGCAATTGATGAAATTAATAAAGCCGGTGGGGTTTTAGGAAAGCAAATTCAAGCCATTGTCGAAGATGGTGCTTCTGAGTGGCCGACTTTTGCAGAAAAAGCCAGAAAATTAATCGATCAAGATAAAGTTGTTACCGTTTTTGGCTGCTGGACTTCTGCTTCTCGTAAAGCAGTTTTGCCGGTTTTTGAGCAAAAAAATCATCAGCTTTGGTATCCGGTACAATACGAGGGTCAAGAATGCTCTAAAAATGTTTTCTACACCGGCGCCGCACCAAACCAACAAATCGAGCCGGCGGTAGATTGGCTATTAGAAAATAAGGGCAAAGAATTTTTCTTAGTTGGTTCCGATTACGTTTTTCCCCGTACAGCTAATACCATTATTAAAGCCCAACTTGAAGCCAAAGGCGGCAAAACTGTCGGCGAAGATTATTTAGCTTTGGGTAGTACAGAAGTTACAGCACTGATCAGCAAAATTAAAGAAGCTTTGCCCAATGGCGGAGTTATTTTTAATACCCTGAATGGTGATAGTAATGTGGCATTTTTTAAACAAATGCAAGGTGCCGGTTTGGGCCCAGATAAATATCCCACAATGTCTGTGAGTATTGCCGAAGAAGAAGTTAAAGCTATTGGCGTAGAATACCTCAAAGGTCATTATGCAGCCTGGAATTATTTTATGACCGTAGACTCTCCAGCTAATAAAAAATTCGTTGATGGGTTTAAAGAAAAATACGGCAAAGATCGGGTAACTAATGACCCTATGGAAGCCGCTTATATCATGGTGTATTTGTGGAAACAAGCGGTAGAAAAAGCCAAAACAGCGGACGATTTAGAAAAAGTCCGGGCCGCTGCTTTAGGTCAAACATTTGATGCCCCAGGCGGTAATGTTACTCTCGAAAATAACCATCATTTAGCAAAAATTGTTCGTCTGGGACAAGTTCGAGATGATGGCTTATTTGAGATTGTTTATTCGACTCCAAAAGCTGTTTCTCCGCTTCCCTGGAATCAATTTGTTAAGGATACAAAAGGCTTTTCTTGTGATTGGTCTGATCCGGCCAAAGGTGGCAAGTTTAAGAGCGCTTAA
- the urtD gene encoding urea ABC transporter ATP-binding protein UrtD, which yields MSSKILEIDDLTVSFDGFKALKNLTFSMDTGELRVIIGPNGAGKTTFLDSITGKVKPTQGEVRFKGRNIRSYSEHEIARLGVGRKFQTPRVYLNLTVRENLEISCNPNKNVLATLFGRPSIYEKKTIAGLLETIGLVAKADISAGLLSHGEKQWLEIGMLVAQSPDLLLVDEPVAGLTDEETELTGNLLISLAESHSIIVIEHDMEFVRQIARQVTVLHEGTVLCEGTIQEVQNDPRVIEVYLGQETEH from the coding sequence ATGAGCAGCAAAATATTAGAAATTGACGATTTAACTGTTAGTTTTGACGGATTTAAAGCCCTGAAAAATTTAACTTTCAGCATGGATACCGGCGAATTACGAGTTATTATTGGCCCCAATGGTGCCGGTAAAACAACTTTTTTAGATTCCATCACCGGCAAAGTTAAACCCACCCAGGGAGAAGTGCGTTTTAAAGGGCGAAATATCCGCTCCTATTCCGAACATGAAATTGCCCGATTGGGCGTAGGGCGCAAATTTCAAACACCGCGAGTTTATCTAAATTTAACCGTTAGAGAAAATTTAGAAATTTCTTGCAATCCCAATAAAAATGTCCTAGCTACCTTATTTGGTCGCCCTTCCATTTATGAGAAAAAAACCATAGCTGGACTATTAGAAACCATTGGCTTAGTTGCCAAAGCCGATATTTCCGCCGGCTTGCTTTCTCATGGCGAAAAACAATGGTTAGAAATTGGAATGTTAGTAGCGCAATCCCCCGATTTATTGTTAGTAGATGAGCCGGTGGCTGGCTTAACCGATGAAGAAACCGAATTAACCGGCAACTTATTAATTTCCCTCGCAGAAAGCCATTCAATTATAGTCATTGAGCATGACATGGAATTTGTGCGTCAAATTGCCCGCCAAGTCACAGTTTTACACGAAGGAACTGTTTTATGCGAAGGTACAATTCAAGAAGTACAAAACGACCCCCGCGTTATCGAAGTCTATTTAGGGCAAGAAACAGAACATTAA
- a CDS encoding NB-ARC domain-containing protein — MILQIPVDYLQSVTSERGVSDAELEALLMALDGQSTAEIAGQLGISNIAVRKRLGEVYRKFNIIGRGPGKLAELRHIVLSMYQGGPTQAVFNPPERTTTAAPLSSPPRRKDLTEAPDVSNFYGRSQELKELDQWVLQDSCRLVGVLGLGGTGKTTLSVQLAKRSEDEFDYVIWRSLRNAPPIQDLLTQLLQTFSNQKKLDIPPDLNSRISRLIEYLRKNDSLIVFDDFESILKSEELAGQYRKEYEGYRELLKRIAEANHNSCLMLISSEKPADLALLQSDKVRTLTLSGSEEVCREILKEKNFTGEKAWPTLIDRYGANPLAIKIISATITEVFQGHVTEFTKDTTSYFADSLNDLLGAQFGRLSESETEIMYWLALEGEPMSLATFRDELVLPISQSELLKTLASLDRRSLIEKTSLSGETLFSLQPLIMKYIRGRFIEQVCEEIRELVKTQKLDNLQLLRTHDITQGVEVKPKNIPPILKAIKDKLLQSKMFSNPTSVEEPLNILTQIVGKLDGKSRLEIQYAEDNLNTLITVLKEDLNS, encoded by the coding sequence TTGATTCTTCAAATTCCCGTAGACTACCTACAAAGCGTAACCAGCGAACGCGGCGTATCCGACGCCGAACTAGAAGCCCTACTCATGGCCCTAGACGGACAATCCACCGCCGAAATAGCCGGCCAACTTGGCATCAGCAACATCGCAGTTCGCAAACGCCTCGGCGAAGTGTACAGAAAATTTAACATCATCGGCAGAGGCCCAGGCAAACTCGCCGAACTGCGGCACATCGTCCTATCCATGTATCAAGGCGGGCCCACCCAAGCCGTCTTTAACCCCCCCGAAAGAACCACCACAGCAGCCCCCCTCAGCAGCCCCCCCCGCCGCAAAGACCTAACCGAAGCCCCCGACGTCTCCAACTTCTACGGACGCAGCCAAGAACTCAAAGAACTCGATCAATGGGTTTTGCAAGATAGCTGCCGGTTAGTCGGAGTCCTTGGACTTGGAGGCACCGGCAAAACCACCCTCTCCGTACAACTCGCCAAACGCAGCGAAGACGAATTTGATTACGTCATCTGGCGCAGTTTGCGAAACGCCCCCCCCATCCAAGACCTCCTTACCCAACTCCTCCAAACCTTCTCCAACCAGAAAAAACTCGACATCCCACCCGACCTCAACAGCCGCATTTCTCGACTCATCGAATACCTCCGCAAAAACGACAGCCTCATCGTCTTTGATGACTTTGAAAGCATCCTCAAAAGCGAAGAACTGGCCGGTCAATACCGCAAAGAATACGAAGGCTACCGCGAACTACTCAAACGCATCGCCGAAGCCAACCACAACAGTTGCCTAATGCTCATCTCCAGCGAAAAACCCGCAGACCTCGCCCTACTCCAAAGCGACAAAGTACGCACCCTCACCCTCAGCGGTTCCGAAGAAGTTTGCCGAGAAATCCTCAAAGAAAAAAACTTCACCGGCGAAAAAGCATGGCCCACCCTTATTGATCGCTACGGCGCAAACCCCCTCGCCATCAAAATCATCTCCGCCACCATCACCGAAGTCTTTCAAGGCCACGTTACCGAATTTACCAAAGACACAACCTCCTACTTTGCAGACAGCCTCAACGACCTACTCGGTGCCCAATTTGGACGCCTCAGTGAGTCAGAAACCGAAATCATGTACTGGCTTGCCCTCGAAGGCGAACCCATGTCCCTCGCCACCTTCCGCGACGAACTCGTACTCCCAATCTCCCAATCCGAACTCCTCAAAACCCTCGCATCCCTCGACCGGCGCAGCCTCATCGAAAAAACTTCTCTTAGCGGCGAAACCCTCTTTAGCCTCCAGCCCCTGATTATGAAATACATTCGCGGGCGATTCATCGAACAAGTTTGCGAAGAAATCCGCGAACTCGTCAAAACCCAAAAACTCGACAACCTCCAACTACTGCGTACCCACGACATCACCCAAGGAGTCGAAGTCAAACCAAAAAACATCCCCCCCATCCTCAAAGCCATCAAAGACAAACTCCTCCAATCCAAAATGTTTAGCAACCCAACCTCCGTAGAAGAACCCCTAAACATCCTCACTCAAATAGTCGGCAAACTTGACGGCAAATCCCGTCTCGAAATCCAATATGCCGAGGACAACCTCAACACTTTAATCACCGTACTCAAGGAAGACCTAAACTCGTGA
- a CDS encoding pentapeptide repeat-containing protein translates to MNVTELLLKYADGIKNFKGASLVGVNLVSADLIGIILAEADLQGANLMFAYLNRANLMKANLIATKLSGANLNQANLSRANLHDADLHGASLQGANLSLVNFTLANLMDANLIEVDLRGADLRGANLTGACLVGANLREEKRLYTANLRGACLRKADLRGTNLTGANLTKVNLSGANLADVTLRNAEMSNVNLSEANIVRGFLAEANLAGANMRFANLMGANLTRAKLPAADLSNAVLQGALISDANLSEVNLNRANLQSAKLTNSDLSRVNLRHANLSNAELTDAYLARADLTGANLTKANLARAELSSAILAGANLQGAILPDGKVYK, encoded by the coding sequence ATGAACGTTACGGAACTTTTGCTGAAATATGCAGATGGAATAAAAAATTTTAAAGGTGCTTCTTTAGTGGGCGTAAATTTAGTAAGTGCTGACTTAATTGGAATTATTTTAGCAGAAGCAGACCTTCAAGGAGCAAATTTGATGTTTGCATACCTTAATCGCGCCAATTTAATGAAAGCAAATCTGATAGCTACAAAATTGAGCGGCGCTAATTTAAATCAGGCAAATTTGAGTCGGGCTAATTTACACGATGCAGACTTACACGGTGCAAGTTTACAAGGGGCAAATTTAAGTTTGGTAAATTTTACGTTGGCAAATTTAATGGATGCTAATTTAATTGAAGTAGATTTGCGGGGGGCAGATTTACGGGGGGCAAATTTAACCGGTGCTTGTTTGGTGGGGGCAAATTTACGCGAGGAAAAACGACTTTATACTGCAAATTTACGCGGCGCTTGTTTGCGGAAAGCTGACTTACGGGGAACGAATTTAACGGGGGCGAATTTGACAAAAGTTAACCTAAGTGGCGCGAATTTAGCGGATGTAACGCTGCGGAATGCAGAGATGAGTAATGTTAATTTAAGCGAGGCAAATATAGTTCGCGGTTTTTTGGCAGAAGCTAATTTAGCGGGGGCAAATATGCGGTTTGCTAATTTAATGGGGGCAAATTTAACGCGGGCAAAGTTGCCGGCGGCGGATTTAAGCAATGCAGTTTTGCAGGGGGCGCTTATTTCTGATGCAAATTTGAGTGAAGTTAATTTAAACCGGGCAAATTTGCAGAGTGCTAAGTTAACGAATTCTGATTTAAGCAGAGTGAATTTGCGCCATGCAAATTTATCCAATGCTGAGTTAACGGATGCTTATTTAGCAAGGGCTGATTTAACGGGTGCTAATTTAACAAAGGCGAATCTTGCTCGCGCTGAATTAAGCAGTGCTATTTTGGCTGGGGCTAATTTGCAAGGGGCTATTTTACCGGATGGAAAGGTTTATAAGTAG
- a CDS encoding Npun_R2479 family HD domain-containing metalloprotein, with protein sequence MFNATELLIDVFVQQLKDAYHRTYGGYNPHYADIIAWAGNMALENIANSDALYHNVEHTILVTLVGQEILRGKHIREGGVSCEDWLHFTISLLCHDIGYVKGVCRQDRDDQGLYATGIEGKLYRLAPGSSDAGLTPYHVDRGKLFINERFGGHRLIDAEVIKRNIELTRFPVPKDDDHQDTINYPGLVRAADLIGQLSDPRYLQKISALFYEFEETGANKALNYKNPGDLRKNYAKFYWFGVFPYIPDALRYLGLTQEGKQIIANLYANVFRVEHESAAKEEKQALAA encoded by the coding sequence ATGTTTAATGCCACCGAACTCCTGATTGACGTCTTCGTTCAACAGCTAAAAGATGCCTACCACCGCACCTACGGCGGATATAACCCTCATTATGCCGATATTATCGCCTGGGCCGGCAACATGGCCCTAGAGAATATCGCCAACAGCGACGCCCTCTATCACAACGTCGAGCATACAATCTTAGTGACCCTCGTAGGTCAGGAGATATTGCGGGGCAAGCACATCCGAGAAGGGGGTGTATCTTGCGAAGACTGGCTGCATTTTACGATTTCATTGTTATGCCATGACATAGGATATGTCAAAGGCGTATGCCGGCAAGATAGAGACGATCAAGGATTATATGCCACCGGCATCGAAGGAAAACTTTATCGTCTAGCACCAGGCTCAAGTGATGCCGGTTTAACCCCCTATCATGTTGACAGAGGCAAACTATTTATTAACGAACGATTTGGCGGACACCGGCTTATAGATGCAGAAGTGATCAAACGTAATATTGAACTAACTCGTTTCCCCGTACCAAAAGACGACGATCACCAAGATACAATCAACTATCCGGGGTTAGTTCGTGCCGCCGATCTCATTGGACAACTTAGCGATCCACGTTACCTGCAAAAAATCAGTGCGCTATTTTACGAATTTGAAGAAACCGGCGCCAACAAAGCCTTAAATTATAAAAATCCGGGCGACCTACGCAAAAACTACGCCAAGTTTTATTGGTTTGGAGTATTCCCCTATATCCCCGATGCACTGCGTTATTTGGGATTAACACAAGAAGGCAAACAAATCATTGCCAACCTCTACGCAAATGTGTTCCGCGTCGAACACGAATCTGCCGCCAAAGAAGAAAAACAAGCTCTTGCTGCTTAA
- the urtE gene encoding urea ABC transporter ATP-binding subunit UrtE, producing the protein MLKVSGLNVYYGESHILRDVDLSVPRGKMVCLIGRNGVGKTTLLKTIMGLLKPRSGTLTFADQNLNTLPTDKRARLGLGYVPQGREVIPRLTVKENLLLGLEARPQTVKNPTIPDEIFELFPVLKTMLSRMGGDLSGGQQQQLAIARALMGKPQLLLLDEPTEGIQPSIILEIENAVRRIIETTGISVLLVEQHLHFVRQADWYYAMQKGGIVASGNTSELSQEVIQRFLAV; encoded by the coding sequence ATGCTGAAAGTATCGGGGTTAAACGTTTACTACGGCGAAAGTCACATTCTGCGAGATGTCGATTTAAGCGTACCCAGAGGAAAAATGGTGTGTTTGATCGGACGCAACGGAGTCGGCAAAACCACCCTTTTAAAAACCATCATGGGCTTACTCAAACCCCGCAGCGGCACCCTCACCTTTGCCGATCAAAACCTCAACACATTACCCACCGACAAAAGAGCAAGATTAGGATTAGGATACGTCCCCCAAGGAAGAGAAGTAATACCCCGATTAACCGTCAAAGAAAACTTATTACTCGGTTTAGAAGCCCGTCCCCAAACTGTCAAAAATCCCACGATTCCTGATGAAATATTCGAGTTATTCCCCGTCTTAAAAACCATGCTTTCCCGCATGGGAGGCGACCTCAGCGGCGGTCAACAACAACAACTAGCCATCGCCCGCGCCCTGATGGGAAAACCCCAACTTTTGCTATTAGACGAACCCACCGAAGGCATCCAACCCTCAATTATTTTAGAAATAGAAAATGCAGTCCGCCGCATCATTGAAACCACCGGCATCTCAGTCTTATTAGTTGAACAACACCTGCATTTTGTCCGCCAAGCCGACTGGTATTATGCCATGCAAAAAGGCGGAATTGTTGCCTCTGGAAACACCAGCGAACTCTCCCAAGAAGTCATCCAAAGATTTTTGGCAGTATAA